From a single Tachypleus tridentatus isolate NWPU-2018 chromosome 6, ASM421037v1, whole genome shotgun sequence genomic region:
- the LOC143252257 gene encoding uncharacterized protein LOC143252257 isoform X1 produces the protein MGIEVQPVPCFVLDNKKTQTLDVDEDNMLCDSQARGVKRKYEDGKECETPTSLYITQRQSVFNISVCKLNRLRQTLSLRRSVLIYNTLREIQRECEQEGIKMNYAPNNHLFLAPLNPQVMTLDPPPVPSQTTFEGYSGNTFNSAVDSKPIQRCLSDTEQPNPDADSSYPLKSLLNTYQYKSPSQAEERLNHKSQTSSVENSYASKSCTLAEGVYKQNGDDLSEEYDRYLMEFDSASGRITPFVKTACDRLDSGALWNDDSDRLTSLNWSSVLNFSSLSTNTATSVLPPEPAFDSSGDCQFAERNRSSSAADSVAETVQTPSESSSNPETSLHVLLPATSSPTSELPTLNFRYTTSSPSPTPGATSSSSSGDEIFGDIDMALYDFDLYSPLSPPNVKLAPVSAEELMTSLTENGQPYPVSSYLKEKLSEDEEQSTPVES, from the coding sequence AAAACCCAGACGCTCGATGTAGATGAAGATAACATGTTGTGTGATTCCCAAGCTCGCGGTGTCAAACGGAAGTATGAAGACGGCAAAGAGTGTGAAACGCCCACCTCACTATATATCACCCAGCGTCAGTCAGTGTTTAATATTAGTGTTTGTAAACTGAACAGACTTCGACAGACTCTCAGTCTGAGACGGTCCGTTCTCATCTATAATACTCTACGTGAAATCCAAAGAGAATGTGAACAGGAAGGGATAAAAATGAACTATGCCCCTAATAATCACTTGTTCTTGGCACCTCTAAATCCGCAGGTCATGACCCTCGACCCACCTCCTGTTCCGAGCCAAACTACGTTCGAAGGGTATTCGGGAAACACATTCAACTCTGCCGTGGATTCCAAACCCATCCAAAGATGCCTTTCTGACACGGAGCAGCCTAACCCTGATGCTGATAGTAGCTACCCATTGAAGTCCTTACTGAACACTTACCAGTATAAATCACCATCTCAGGCTGAAGAACGGCTTAATCATAAGTCACAGACTAGCTCCGTAGAAAATAGCTATGCTTCTAAGTCGTGTACTTTAGCAGAAGGAGTTTACAAGCAGAATGGTGACGACTTGAGTGAGGAATACGACAGATACCTGATGGAGTTCGACTCTGCATCCGGAAGAATAACGCCTTTTGTAAAGACAGCGTGCGATCGTCTTGATTCCGGTGCCTTATGGAATGACGACAGTGACAGACTGACCAGTTTGAACTGGAGCTCAGTATTGAACTTCAGTTCCCTATCAACCAATACAGCCACTAGCGTTCTGCCACCAGAACCGGCGTTTGACTCCTCTGGGGATTGTCAGTTTGCTGAAAGAAACAGAAGCAGCTCTGCAGCTGACAGCGTGGCTGaaactgtacaaacacctagcgAATCATCCAGTAACCCGGAGACGTCCTTACATGTGCTCCTTCCTGCTACAAGCAGCCCTACGTCAGAACTGCCAACTCTGAACTTCCGTTACACAACTTCTTCTCCAAGCCCAACCCCCGGGGCCACGTCCAGCTCTAGTTCTGGGGATGAAATATTTGGTGATATAGATATGGCACTTTACGACTTTGACCTGTACTCTCCCTTATCTCCTCCCAATGTGAAATTGGCCCCGGTTAGTGCTGAAGAACTTATGACGTCACTCACGGAAAACGGTCAGCCTTACCCTGTGTCcagttatttgaaagaaaaattaagcgAGGACGAAGAACAAAGTACTCCAGTTGAATCATGA
- the LOC143252257 gene encoding uncharacterized protein LOC143252257 isoform X2, which yields MLCDSQARGVKRKYEDGKECETPTSLYITQRQSVFNISVCKLNRLRQTLSLRRSVLIYNTLREIQRECEQEGIKMNYAPNNHLFLAPLNPQVMTLDPPPVPSQTTFEGYSGNTFNSAVDSKPIQRCLSDTEQPNPDADSSYPLKSLLNTYQYKSPSQAEERLNHKSQTSSVENSYASKSCTLAEGVYKQNGDDLSEEYDRYLMEFDSASGRITPFVKTACDRLDSGALWNDDSDRLTSLNWSSVLNFSSLSTNTATSVLPPEPAFDSSGDCQFAERNRSSSAADSVAETVQTPSESSSNPETSLHVLLPATSSPTSELPTLNFRYTTSSPSPTPGATSSSSSGDEIFGDIDMALYDFDLYSPLSPPNVKLAPVSAEELMTSLTENGQPYPVSSYLKEKLSEDEEQSTPVES from the coding sequence ATGTTGTGTGATTCCCAAGCTCGCGGTGTCAAACGGAAGTATGAAGACGGCAAAGAGTGTGAAACGCCCACCTCACTATATATCACCCAGCGTCAGTCAGTGTTTAATATTAGTGTTTGTAAACTGAACAGACTTCGACAGACTCTCAGTCTGAGACGGTCCGTTCTCATCTATAATACTCTACGTGAAATCCAAAGAGAATGTGAACAGGAAGGGATAAAAATGAACTATGCCCCTAATAATCACTTGTTCTTGGCACCTCTAAATCCGCAGGTCATGACCCTCGACCCACCTCCTGTTCCGAGCCAAACTACGTTCGAAGGGTATTCGGGAAACACATTCAACTCTGCCGTGGATTCCAAACCCATCCAAAGATGCCTTTCTGACACGGAGCAGCCTAACCCTGATGCTGATAGTAGCTACCCATTGAAGTCCTTACTGAACACTTACCAGTATAAATCACCATCTCAGGCTGAAGAACGGCTTAATCATAAGTCACAGACTAGCTCCGTAGAAAATAGCTATGCTTCTAAGTCGTGTACTTTAGCAGAAGGAGTTTACAAGCAGAATGGTGACGACTTGAGTGAGGAATACGACAGATACCTGATGGAGTTCGACTCTGCATCCGGAAGAATAACGCCTTTTGTAAAGACAGCGTGCGATCGTCTTGATTCCGGTGCCTTATGGAATGACGACAGTGACAGACTGACCAGTTTGAACTGGAGCTCAGTATTGAACTTCAGTTCCCTATCAACCAATACAGCCACTAGCGTTCTGCCACCAGAACCGGCGTTTGACTCCTCTGGGGATTGTCAGTTTGCTGAAAGAAACAGAAGCAGCTCTGCAGCTGACAGCGTGGCTGaaactgtacaaacacctagcgAATCATCCAGTAACCCGGAGACGTCCTTACATGTGCTCCTTCCTGCTACAAGCAGCCCTACGTCAGAACTGCCAACTCTGAACTTCCGTTACACAACTTCTTCTCCAAGCCCAACCCCCGGGGCCACGTCCAGCTCTAGTTCTGGGGATGAAATATTTGGTGATATAGATATGGCACTTTACGACTTTGACCTGTACTCTCCCTTATCTCCTCCCAATGTGAAATTGGCCCCGGTTAGTGCTGAAGAACTTATGACGTCACTCACGGAAAACGGTCAGCCTTACCCTGTGTCcagttatttgaaagaaaaattaagcgAGGACGAAGAACAAAGTACTCCAGTTGAATCATGA